One genomic window of Fusarium verticillioides 7600 chromosome 2, whole genome shotgun sequence includes the following:
- a CDS encoding 1-aminocyclopropane-1-carboxylate deaminase gives MTVVTLPEPFASIPRENFLFGASPLQPLPRISAALGGKVNVYAKREDCNSGLAYGGNKVRKLEYLAAEAQAQGCDTLVSIGGVQSNHTRAVTAVATKLGLKAATVQEHWVDWEDPGYEKVGNIQLSRLMGGDVRLDPSTFGIEHKTTLAKLTDELKSSGRKPYYIPAGASDHPLGGLGFARWAFEVEAQEKELGIFFDTIIVCAVTGSTFAGMIAGFKLAQKKNGSPARKIIGIDASGKVQQTFDQVLRIAKSTAAKIGLSEDDITADDVILDPNYNAKIYGIPDETTIEAMKFGAATEAFITDPVYEGKSLAGMMDLIKTGKIASGNVLYAHLGGQLALNAYSSL, from the exons ATGACTGTTGTTACTCTTCCCGAGCCCTTTGCTAGCATCCCCCGAGAGAACTTTCTCTTCGGCGCATCGCCTCTTCAACCCCTCCCCAGAATATCCGCTGCTCTCGGTGGAAAGGTCAATGTCTACGCAAAGCGCGAGGACTGCAACTCCGGTCTCGCCTACGGTGGTAACAAGGTCCGAAAGCTAGA ATACCTCGCCGCTGAggcccaagcccaaggctgtGATACCCTCGTCTCCATCGGCGGCGTCCAGTCCAACCACACCCGCGCCGTAACCGCCGTCGCCACAAAGCTCGGTCTCAAAGCCGCCACCGTCCAAGAACACTGGGTTGACTGGGAAGACCCCGGCTATGAAAAGGTCGGCAACATTCAGCTGTCGCGGCTCATGGGCGGTGATGTGAGACTTGACCCCTCGACATTCGGTATCGAGCACAAGACTACTCTCGCCAAGCTCACagatgagctcaagagcagTGGTCGCAAGCCATACTATATCcctgctggagcttcagACCATCCCCTCGGTGGTCTAGGTTTCGCACGCTGGGCCTTTGAAGTCGAAGCGCAGGAGAAGGAGCTCGGAATCTTCttcgacaccatcatcgtATGCGCCGTAACAGGCTCTACATTCGCCGGCATGATCGCCGGCTTCAAGCtcgcccagaagaagaacggcTCTCCCGCGCGTAAAATCATCGGCATCGACGCCTCCGGCAAAGTACAGCAGACCTTCGACCAAGTCCTGCGCATCGCCAAGTCGacagctgccaagatcgGCCTCAGCGAGGACGACATCACAGCGGACGACGTGATCCTGGACCCCAACTACAACGCCAAGATCTACGGCATCCCTGACGAGACGACCATTGAGGCGATGAAGTTTGGCGCTGCGACTGAGGCGTTCATCACGGATCCTGTGTATGAGGGCAAGAGTTTGGCGGGGATGATGGATTTGATCAAGACGGGCAAGATCGCGAGTGGGAATGTGCTTTATGCTCATTTGGGAGGTCAATTGGCGCTTAATGCTTATTCTTCCCTATGA